GCGGGATATAAATAAGCAGAAGGCGTACCTTGCCACCCTGAAGAGGGTTGAAGAACTGGCCGGCCTGGCCAAGGAGATTATGCCTCTGCTCTCCTACCTCAGTACCGCCGAAGCCGTGCTTCCTGCGGATGCCGGTTGGACGACAAAAGCCCGGGAGCGGCGTGAAGAGCTTAAAGGAAAACTATCCGGCCTGGACGAAGCATCCGTCCCTGACCTTCGCCGGGAGCTCGTGCAGGTGCTCTTAGAGCTCAAGAATTCTTACATTGAGGCTTACCTTGAGGCCCATACCAAAGCCAGGTTAAATGCGTCTTTGGACCAGAAGAAATCCGGGCTTCTCAAAGATGAGCGGTTGAGCAAACTCAGCAGGCTGGCCGGTATCGAGTTGATGCCCCGGGCCCAGCTTACTGACTTCCAAAACCGTCTGGCGGAGCTGAAAACGTGCTTCAGCCTCACCAGAGAAAATTTGGGAAAAACGCCCATCTGTCCTCACTGCAACTATCGTCCGGCACAGGAGCAGATTAAGCTTTCGGCTGAAGCGGCGCTCAGGCAGCTGGAGGAAGACCTGGAAAGGCTGTACCAGGACTGGGAAAAGACACTGGTCGCCAACCTGGAAGACCCGACGGTGAAGGAAAACATCTATCTTTTGAAGCCGGAGCAGCAGAAAGCGCTGGAGCAGGTGATCAAAGAACAGCAGCTGCCATATACGGTGGACGCATCGTTTGTAAAGGCCGTTCAGGAAGCTCTCTCCGGCATGGAAAAGGTTTCGGTTACCGCAGCCGACTTAAAGAAAGCTTTGGCTCAAGGTGGAACGCCCTGCACAGTCTCTGAGTTAAAGCAGCGCTTCGAGGATTATATCCAGTCTCTCACGCGCGGCAGGGATCCGCAGAAGGTGAGAATCGTTCTGGAATAGAGGAAAAAACTGACCATTAATTTGTCAAGTGGAGGGCATACGTATGGAAGTGGAAGTTAAAACCCTGACTCCTCTTTGGACCGGCGGTGCAAAAAGCGGTGCAGTTGACCGGGTACATGAAACAGGTATCATTGGCAGTTTGCGCTGGTGGTTTGAAGCTATGGTACGCGGGATGGGAGGTAACGCATGTAGCCCAGAGCAAGCGGAGCAAAAATGTATCTATGATCCTGAAAAGCCTAACAAGGGAATTTGCCATGTATGCGAGATTTTTGGTGCCACTGGTTGGCGGCGTCGCTTTCAACTTATGGTTAACGATTATACTGAGCCTGACCATTCAATCACAAAAGTAATGCTAGAAAATTGTCGGTACATTGACAGTAAAGGCAGGACAAGAGTACCCACTTGGTACTTTCCTGGTCGCCTCGATGACAAACCGCGGATTGGTAGCCTAACCCTTCGGATTCGTCAAACGGCACCAGATTTCCAAACGGCAATCATTGGCGGTTTACTCCAGTTTATGGCCGACTGGGTAGCCATAGGAGCGAGAGCGCAATTGGGGTTTGGAGTTTTTGAGTTGCCAAACGGTCGGCTCGATACTAGACCCCTCTACGAACGACTAATTGCGAACGCCGGAAATTGTACCTATACCAGGCTACCCTCATTGCAGAACATTTTCTTGGCTCGCATTTGGCTGGAAAACGCTACAGTGCAGGATACCTTTAATCTTAAATACGATATCCGTCAGCTTTTCTCGGGGCAACAAAATAAGTCTTTGCGACATTTCATCATGGGTACGATCAAAGGCGAGCGGTTAGTCGCCAAGGTCAAAATATCCCGTCCTTATGGTAATGGTCTGATACGTGTGTGGGGCTGGATTCCGAAAGAGGCTGGTGTCTATAAGAATGGCTGGAACCGAGAAAAGGTTGTAGACGCGATTTACCAGTACCTGAGGAAGAATTATACTCTGGAGGTTTGGCGAGAAATGGATTCTCCGAGGGATACTGTTACTCCCAATATTAGTAGTGCCCAGGCATTTTTGCGGAGCATATTGGGGCTGAGGGAGGAAGATTATGAAGCGTGATTATTACGTCTTACAGTGGAAAAAGTTGAACAGCAATATGAGCGCTCTAGAGCAGGCTATTATTGCGCTCGAAGAGGCCAAAAAACGGGACAGCAATGAATACAAGCGATTGGCTATAAAGATTATTCAGATAGTTGGGCACCCCCATCTAGCCTACTTGTGGTTTGCGGCTATTAAAGCCAAAGTTGCTAACGCAATACGTGAAGCCTGGCAAGAAGTATTGCCCGACACTATAAAGGCCATTCCGGATGTTTTCGGATTCGTTCCGGATGTTGAGGACGAGGAGAAATTCATCTTTTTACCGCTGTATAGCTTCGCCTTAAAGATTCCTTTCCAATTGGAAAAGCCTTATATGAGCAGGGATGACGTTGATTTTTACCTCCTCGATAGCCCGCTACGCAAAGAAAAAATTTTCAAAGTGCCCACGGTAGCCTCCACAAGCTGGAAGGGCGCGCTGCGAGCAGCACTTTGGCAGTTAGGTTATGAAGAAGATAACGAGGTTATCATCCGCCTGCTGGGAAATTCGCGCGAAAGCGACGAAAAACAGGCCGGCCGCTTGTACTTTTACCCTACCTTTTTTGACAAAATCAGCTTCGAAGTTATCAATCCACATCACCATGAAACAGGTGTGGGACAGGGACCAATCTTGATGGAGTGTGTGCCGCGGGGAGCCGCTGGTATCCTCCAGATCCTTTATGTGCCTTTTGGGCGTCCGGATCAAAACGAGCGGGAGTGTCGTGCCGAAGTTGCCGGTGACCTGGAGGTACTGGTTAAGGGTGTACACGCCATGCTTACTACTTGCGGTTTTGGGGCCAAAACGAGCAGTGGTTTTGGCACGGTCAAAGACCAGTTGAACGACAGGGGGGCATTAATTCTTCGGGCAAAAACGACTGATGCAGATGTTCCGCCTGCTGAAGATTCACCGCCCTCCTCAGAAGTCAATCATCTGGAGTCTAAGCCTGAGGAAATCCCCCAATTAACCGGGAAACCACACGTTTCAAAGTGGACCTTCAGCACCCTGGGCGAACTATGCCAGGTGGCCCGGCAGGTAGCAGCCAAACTGCGGGAAGGAGGCCTAAGATGAATAGTTCTTTTTGGCGACCGGATACCAACCAGAAACGTGCCATTTTATTTATGGAAGCACTGGGGTTAATCCACGATTTGGGCAAGCTGAGCGATACCTTTTTGCAAAGTCAGGAGCCAAACTCAACATTAGAATATATACATAACCTCCTGGTCGATCCACGTCAGATTGATATTTATAAAAACCATAGGCCAATACCAAACAATAAGGCTAGCAGTATGATTGCGGAGTGGTTAAGGGATGCCGGAGGCAAACCTGCCGCTTTTCAAGAACGCCCTGACCTG
The window above is part of the Pelotomaculum thermopropionicum SI genome. Proteins encoded here:
- a CDS encoding hypothetical protein (containing partial COG1367, Uncharacterized protein predicted to be involved in DNA repair (RAMP superfamily)) gives rise to the protein MEVEVKTLTPLWTGGAKSGAVDRVHETGIIGSLRWWFEAMVRGMGGNACSPEQAEQKCIYDPEKPNKGICHVCEIFGATGWRRRFQLMVNDYTEPDHSITKVMLENCRYIDSKGRTRVPTWYFPGRLDDKPRIGSLTLRIRQTAPDFQTAIIGGLLQFMADWVAIGARAQLGFGVFELPNGRLDTRPLYERLIANAGNCTYTRLPSLQNIFLARIWLENATVQDTFNLKYDIRQLFSGQQNKSLRHFIMGTIKGERLVAKVKISRPYGNGLIRVWGWIPKEAGVYKNGWNREKVVDAIYQYLRKNYTLEVWREMDSPRDTVTPNISSAQAFLRSILGLREEDYEA
- a CDS encoding hypothetical protein (containing partial COG1604, Uncharacterized protein predicted to be involved in DNA repair (RAMP superfamily)), which encodes MKRDYYVLQWKKLNSNMSALEQAIIALEEAKKRDSNEYKRLAIKIIQIVGHPHLAYLWFAAIKAKVANAIREAWQEVLPDTIKAIPDVFGFVPDVEDEEKFIFLPLYSFALKIPFQLEKPYMSRDDVDFYLLDSPLRKEKIFKVPTVASTSWKGALRAALWQLGYEEDNEVIIRLLGNSRESDEKQAGRLYFYPTFFDKISFEVINPHHHETGVGQGPILMECVPRGAAGILQILYVPFGRPDQNERECRAEVAGDLEVLVKGVHAMLTTCGFGAKTSSGFGTVKDQLNDRGALILRAKTTDADVPPAEDSPPSSEVNHLESKPEEIPQLTGKPHVSKWTFSTLGELCQVARQVAAKLREGGLR